A single region of the Triticum dicoccoides isolate Atlit2015 ecotype Zavitan chromosome 2B, WEW_v2.0, whole genome shotgun sequence genome encodes:
- the LOC119363317 gene encoding uncharacterized protein LOC119363317, translated as MSTLPSSPPARPPPPAQTTISALCDDLLRKILARVPELPNLARAAFSCCAFLRDVRSDPAFRRRFRSLCPPPLLAFFLEIYMDLVLVYPSPWRPSDTGLADAFRGADFFKTRRMHGLKHVDDSGWEFDYMLGDEIQIAHRKQRASYSPLRQALSLYPDRQVLKDNSFLEFHTLSYQEDQGLQHVVCIRHDRYWARASVALFSSNTMEWQIFPWVETKALGLVPKNARSSINPGKVVDGFIYWIFPKGAGMLVLNATTSQFHRMDMPRPLSTVLFTTFKLGETKDGKLCIVHLNFEGINDGMLFVWLWGKDSDGVERWMFDKSFPLCAIVEFINCSMVIHSKVGILSVIDGFVYLSVAECRNRSNSSEWFLSFCLETSELHQLFEGPYQSHHDAHPYVMPWPPSLVYNKDGSEAKVTKNCAAEDSPVGKEKPRPILITALQSFKEALIDDDEANTTEAAAFFTIEDEKMSLMRKMATLDVRLTNARDHVLRLSADSAKLNIPCLDDDCHFCFLSQIHS; from the exons ATGTCCACCCTACCATCGTCGCCGCCGGCGAGACCCCCACCGCCCGCTCAAACCACCATCAGCGCTCTCTGCGACGACCTGCTCCGCAAGATCTTAGCCCGCGTCCCCGAGCTCCCGAACCTCGCCCGCGCCGCCTTCTCCTGCTGCGCCTTCCTCCGTGACGTCCGCTCGGACCCCGCCTTCCGCCGCCGCTTCCGCTCGCTCTGCCCGCCGCCCCTCCTCGCGTTCTTCCTTGAAATTTACATGGATCTGGTCCTGGTCTACCCCTCCCCCTGGCGCCCCTCCGACACGGGCCTCGCCGACGCCTTCCGCGGCGCCGATTTCTTCAAGACCCGCCGCATGCACGGCCTCAAGCACGTCGACGACTCCGGGTGGGAGTTCGACTACATGTTGGGCGACGAGATTCAAATCGCCCACCGGAAGCAGCGAGCCAGCTACAGCCCGCTGAGGCAGGCCCTGTCCCTTTACCCCGACAGGCAAGTTTTGAAGGACAACAGCTTCCTTGAGTTCCACACGCTCTCCTACCAGGAGGACCAGGGGCTGCAGCATGTGGTCTGCATCCGCCATGACCGCTATTGGGCGCGGGCAAGTGTCGCTCTCTTCTCATCCAACACCATGGAGTGGCAAATTTTCCCTTGGGTGGAAACAAAGGCCCTGGGCCTGGTGCCCAAGAATGCCAGAAGCTCTATAAACCCTGGTAAGGTGGTTGATGGATTCATATACTGGATATTTCCGAAGGGAGCCGGTATGCTCGTGCTCAATGCGACGACATCTCAGTTCCACCGAATGGATATGCCGCGGCCCTTGAGTACGGTGCTCTTTACTACATTCAAGCTTGGCGAGACCAAGGACGGGAAGCTCTGTATCGTGCACCTAAATTTTGAGGGCATCAATGATGGGATGCTTTTTGTTTGGTTGTGGGGAAAAGATAGCGATGGTGTGGAGAGATGGATGTTTGACAAGTCGTTTCCATTGTGCGCAATTGTTGAGTTCATTAATTGTTCAATGGTAATTCATTCCAAAGTAGGAATTTTGTCAGTTATTGATGGCTTTGTGTACCTGTCAGTTGCTGAATGTCGGAACCGTAGTAATTCTTCAGAGTGGTTCCTATCATTTTGCCTGGAGACTTCAGAACTGCATCAGCTCTTTGAGGGCCCATATCAGAGTCATCATGATGCCCATCCCTATGTCATGCCGTGGCCTCCTTCTTTGGTATACAACAAG GATGGTTCAGAAGCTAAAGTTACTAAAAACTGTGCTGCAGAGGATAGTCCTGTGGGCAAAGAAAAACCTCGTCCTATCCTTATCACAGCATTGCAATCTTTCAAAGAAGCTTtgattgatgatgatgaagcaAATACTACCGAGGCAGCAGCCTTTTTCACAATTGAGGATGAGAAGATGTCTCTCATGAGAAAAATGGCTACTTTGGATGTACGATTGACAAATGCAAGAGATCATGTCCTGAGGTTAAGTGCTGACTCTGCAAAATTGAATATACCATGTCTTGATGATGATTGCCATTTCTGCTTTCTTTCACAAATTCACAGTTAG